CCCACCGCCAGGTAAGCCTGCTGGCGGTAGAGAGCATCGACAAGATGAGGAATAGAGGCTTTACCCTGGACTACGGCGACTTCGCCGAGAACATAACGACCAAAGACATCGACCTCCCGTCCCTGCCCATCGGCACACGCTTCAACATCGGGCAGGAGGTGGTGCTGGAGCTGACGCAAATCGGCAAGGAGTGCCACGCCGACTGCGCCATCCGCCAGCAGGTAGGCGACTGCGTGATGCCGCGGGAAGGCGTTTTCACCAAGGTGATACACG
This sequence is a window from Dehalococcoidales bacterium. Protein-coding genes within it:
- a CDS encoding MOSC domain-containing protein; the encoded protein is MASVLAVCTSAKKGEKKTPVEAIEIKKGFGVVGDAHADDTTHRQVSLLAVESIDKMRNRGFTLDYGDFAENITTKDIDLPSLPIGTRFNIGQEVVLELTQIGKECHADCAIRQQVGDCVMPREGVFTKVIHGGRVRPGDTIKTVG